Proteins from one Bombyx mori chromosome 25, ASM3026992v2 genomic window:
- the FMO2 gene encoding flavin-dependent monooxygenase FMO2 precursor, which yields MYSRVFIFVLCIQMCLFYKIREKKRVCVIGAGIAGLSSARYLKEEGIDFVVFEATKYIGGTWRYDPRVGTDENGLPLHTSMYKHLHTNLPKPTMELRGFPLPDGIPSFPSWKIYYDYLKDYAKHFDIEKYIQFRHNVTLVRREQNVWKVTHEHVITGEVFEENYDYVIVGNGHFSTPNMPNIRGEKLFKGTIIHSHDYRVPDVYKDRRVLVVGAGPSGMDIGLDVAECSKSLLHSHHSKVNFRTPFPPHYVRKPDVKEFNETGVIFVDGTYEEIDDVIYCTGFQYDYPFLDKTCGLDIDPHSVVPLYKYMVNIRQPSMVILGLVVRACLVVALDAQARYATALIKGNFTLPSEAEMMDEWQRRADAIRSKGLRMSHIHTLAEKEDEYYAELSEQSGIERVPPVMFKIRAMDIEAKLENLYTYRHYVYKVIDDNTFVRTLEKEQINDTLVI from the exons AAACGGGTTTGTGTTATCGGAGCCGGCATAGCTGGTCTCTCATCGGCAAGATATTTAAAGGAAGAAGGAATCGACTTCGTTGTATTCGAAGCCACGAAGTATATTGGTGGTACGTGGCGTTACGATCCAAGAGTTGGTACCGATGAAAATGGTCTACCATTGCACACCAGCATGTACAAGCATTTACA CACGAATTTACCAAAACCAACGATGGAATTAAGAGGTTTCCCATTACCAGATGGAATACCATCGTTTCCTAGTTGGAAAATTTATTATGATTACTTGAAAGATTACGCTAAGCATTTTGacatagaaaaatatatacag TTCCGACACAATGTTACTTTGGTGAGACGAGAACAAAACGTTTGGAAAGTGACACACGAACACGTCATCACTGGGGAGGTATTTGAAGAAAATTATGACTACGTCATAGTCGGTAACGGGCATTTTAGTACACCGAACATGCCTAACATACGGGGAGAGAAACTGTTCAAAG GAACAATAATCCACAGTCACGACTACCGTGTACCGGACGTTTACAAAGATCGCAGGGTGCTTGTTGTCGGGGCGGGTCCATCAGGAATGGACATAGGCCTTGACGTGGCTGAATGCAGTAAGAGCCTCCTACACAGCCACCATTCTAAAGTGAACTTCAGAACACCGTTCCCACCGCATTACGTGAGGAAGCCTGACGTAAAGGAATTCAATGAGACTGGAGTTATTTTTGTGGATGGAACTTATGAGGAAATCGATGACGTCATCTACTGCACTG GTTTTCAATACGACTATCCATTCCTAGACAAGACCTGTGGTCTAGATATAGACCCGCACAGCGTGGTCCCCCTGTACAAATACATGGTGAACATCCGTCAGCCGAGCATGGTCATTTTGGGCTTAGTTGTTCGCGCTTGTCTCGTCGTAGCTCTAGACGCCCAG GCACGGTATGCAACGGCCTTAATAAAAGGAAACTTCACTTTGCCGAGCGAAGCAGAAATGATGGACGAATGGCAGAGACGGGCTGATGCGATCCGATCTAAAGGACTAAGAATGTCTCACATACACACCCTTGCAGAAAAAGAA GACGAATATTACGCTGAACTATCGGAGCAATCTGGAATAGAAAGAGTTCCACCGGTCATGTTCAAGATACGCGCCATGGACATTGAAGCTAAGCTTGAAAACCTGTACACGTACAGGCACTACGTGTACAAAGTCATTGACGACAACACGTTCGTTAGGACCCTGGAAAAAGAACAGATCAACGATACTTTGGTGATTTAG
- the FMO2 gene encoding flavin-dependent monooxygenase FMO2 isoform X1, whose translation MKRVCVIGAGIAGLSSARYLKEEGIDFVVFEATKYIGGTWRYDPRVGTDENGLPLHTSMYKHLHTNLPKPTMELRGFPLPDGIPSFPSWKIYYDYLKDYAKHFDIEKYIQFRHNVTLVRREQNVWKVTHEHVITGEVFEENYDYVIVGNGHFSTPNMPNIRGEKLFKGTIIHSHDYRVPDVYKDRRVLVVGAGPSGMDIGLDVAECSKSLLHSHHSKVNFRTPFPPHYVRKPDVKEFNETGVIFVDGTYEEIDDVIYCTGFQYDYPFLDKTCGLDIDPHSVVPLYKYMVNIRQPSMVILGLVVRACLVVALDAQARYATALIKGNFTLPSEAEMMDEWQRRADAIRSKGLRMSHIHTLAEKEDEYYAELSEQSGIERVPPVMFKIRAMDIEAKLENLYTYRHYVYKVIDDNTFVRTLEKEQINDTLVI comes from the exons ATG AAACGGGTTTGTGTTATCGGAGCCGGCATAGCTGGTCTCTCATCGGCAAGATATTTAAAGGAAGAAGGAATCGACTTCGTTGTATTCGAAGCCACGAAGTATATTGGTGGTACGTGGCGTTACGATCCAAGAGTTGGTACCGATGAAAATGGTCTACCATTGCACACCAGCATGTACAAGCATTTACA CACGAATTTACCAAAACCAACGATGGAATTAAGAGGTTTCCCATTACCAGATGGAATACCATCGTTTCCTAGTTGGAAAATTTATTATGATTACTTGAAAGATTACGCTAAGCATTTTGacatagaaaaatatatacag TTCCGACACAATGTTACTTTGGTGAGACGAGAACAAAACGTTTGGAAAGTGACACACGAACACGTCATCACTGGGGAGGTATTTGAAGAAAATTATGACTACGTCATAGTCGGTAACGGGCATTTTAGTACACCGAACATGCCTAACATACGGGGAGAGAAACTGTTCAAAG GAACAATAATCCACAGTCACGACTACCGTGTACCGGACGTTTACAAAGATCGCAGGGTGCTTGTTGTCGGGGCGGGTCCATCAGGAATGGACATAGGCCTTGACGTGGCTGAATGCAGTAAGAGCCTCCTACACAGCCACCATTCTAAAGTGAACTTCAGAACACCGTTCCCACCGCATTACGTGAGGAAGCCTGACGTAAAGGAATTCAATGAGACTGGAGTTATTTTTGTGGATGGAACTTATGAGGAAATCGATGACGTCATCTACTGCACTG GTTTTCAATACGACTATCCATTCCTAGACAAGACCTGTGGTCTAGATATAGACCCGCACAGCGTGGTCCCCCTGTACAAATACATGGTGAACATCCGTCAGCCGAGCATGGTCATTTTGGGCTTAGTTGTTCGCGCTTGTCTCGTCGTAGCTCTAGACGCCCAG GCACGGTATGCAACGGCCTTAATAAAAGGAAACTTCACTTTGCCGAGCGAAGCAGAAATGATGGACGAATGGCAGAGACGGGCTGATGCGATCCGATCTAAAGGACTAAGAATGTCTCACATACACACCCTTGCAGAAAAAGAA GACGAATATTACGCTGAACTATCGGAGCAATCTGGAATAGAAAGAGTTCCACCGGTCATGTTCAAGATACGCGCCATGGACATTGAAGCTAAGCTTGAAAACCTGTACACGTACAGGCACTACGTGTACAAAGTCATTGACGACAACACGTTCGTTAGGACCCTGGAAAAAGAACAGATCAACGATACTTTGGTGATTTAG